The following are encoded in a window of Haloarcula halophila genomic DNA:
- a CDS encoding PQQ-dependent sugar dehydrogenase, whose amino-acid sequence MDTPDDSSTSPDSSRSRRSFLASLAAVGLTSAVAGCSFDRRNRVDPGDETPTEQPTETPTAPPTTVDEPDPYFDPGPTVAVETVATGLVSPSSMATADDGTDRRFIVDQAGQVHVHGPDGLASEPFLDLTDRLVAVGQGLPNWVAYDERGLLGLAFHPEFAQNRRLYVRYSAPADDDELDHRERLSEFTATADGTAVDRSTERILLDLPWHRPIHQAGTLEFGPDGYLYAALGDGLNPFNGQDVTNNFKGSVLRIDVDSRTDDKPYGIPADNPLVGSDGLDEHYAWGLRNPWKMAFSGDRLIVGDVGQATWEEINVVRKGANYGWPLREGFHCHDPQLGTSSDGECVTQSDRGEPLVDPVLEFPHFTEDGDAVGFAVIGGHVHTGSIDAIRDEYLFGAFTRSFTEPAGRLLVATPQSSGRWPVREVQFADREELGIQVLSLGVDGDESYVLGTTASLSEQPLTKQQGVVYRLTPA is encoded by the coding sequence ATGGACACCCCCGACGATAGCTCCACTTCTCCCGACTCGTCGCGGTCCCGCCGCTCGTTTCTGGCGTCGCTGGCCGCTGTCGGCCTCACTAGTGCCGTCGCCGGCTGTTCGTTCGACCGGCGCAACCGCGTCGATCCCGGCGACGAGACGCCGACCGAGCAGCCGACGGAGACGCCGACGGCCCCGCCGACGACCGTCGACGAGCCCGACCCGTACTTCGATCCCGGGCCGACGGTGGCCGTCGAAACGGTCGCGACCGGCCTGGTCTCCCCGAGTTCGATGGCGACCGCGGACGACGGGACCGACAGGCGGTTCATCGTCGACCAGGCAGGACAGGTCCACGTCCACGGTCCCGACGGACTGGCATCCGAGCCCTTTCTGGACCTGACCGACCGACTCGTCGCCGTCGGGCAGGGACTCCCGAACTGGGTAGCCTACGACGAGCGCGGGCTGCTCGGGCTGGCCTTTCACCCCGAGTTCGCACAGAACCGCCGGTTGTACGTCCGGTACAGCGCGCCGGCCGACGACGACGAACTCGACCACCGGGAGCGGCTCTCCGAGTTCACCGCGACCGCCGACGGCACCGCCGTCGACCGCTCGACCGAGCGAATCCTGCTGGATCTGCCGTGGCACCGCCCGATCCACCAGGCGGGGACGCTGGAGTTCGGTCCCGACGGCTACCTCTACGCGGCGCTTGGCGACGGGCTGAACCCGTTCAACGGACAGGACGTCACGAACAACTTCAAAGGAAGCGTTCTCCGGATCGACGTCGACAGCCGGACCGACGACAAACCCTACGGCATCCCCGCCGACAACCCGCTCGTCGGGAGCGACGGGTTGGACGAACACTACGCCTGGGGGTTGCGAAACCCCTGGAAGATGGCGTTCAGCGGTGACCGCCTCATCGTCGGCGACGTGGGCCAGGCGACCTGGGAGGAAATCAACGTTGTCCGGAAGGGCGCGAACTACGGCTGGCCGCTCAGAGAGGGCTTTCACTGTCACGACCCCCAACTGGGGACCAGTTCCGACGGCGAGTGTGTCACCCAGTCCGACCGCGGCGAACCGCTCGTCGACCCCGTCCTGGAGTTCCCCCACTTCACCGAAGACGGTGACGCGGTCGGCTTCGCGGTCATCGGCGGTCACGTCCACACCGGCTCTATCGACGCCATCCGGGACGAGTACCTCTTCGGGGCCTTCACCCGCTCGTTCACCGAGCCAGCGGGCCGGTTACTCGTGGCGACGCCCCAGTCGTCCGGCCGCTGGCCGGTTCGCGAGGTTCAGTTCGCCGACCGCGAGGAACTGGGGATCCAGGTACTTTCCCTCGGTGTCGACGGCGACGAGAGCTACGTACTGGGGACGACAGCGTCGCTCTCCGAGCAGCCACTGACGAAACAGCAGGGGGTCGTCTACCGGCTGACGCCGGCCTGA
- a CDS encoding GNAT family N-acetyltransferase, producing the protein MTDLTTSVHRSITEVKQGEWNAIVAQQSRTGSVFERYEWLLAYERGTDAVGHHVQVRKNGTLVGVHPSFVRSLPGTPVRFLGPAMPGSNGALVATDEAAVFDAIADEMAAATGGRTIGHLLKPASPRSLRYATRLQARGYVPSVRDCQFELDIDRDWDAVAADLAQKKRRNLRKADEMGVTATELPVTDASIRTFARDHETHMERIGGQGTTPSFLQALLSTAGDRIKLFSAQVDGESAGQLLAVVGHERDCLYLLFPAYDADLFRYYPSEVLYRGAIQWGIDEGLSTCNYGDTHPDIDDGTYTFKSDFGGEPVATVRWERIGSRAGKLLYLLGGDRIVDRIRRPIARLVGA; encoded by the coding sequence ATGACCGATCTCACGACCTCGGTCCACCGGTCGATCACCGAGGTCAAACAGGGGGAGTGGAACGCGATCGTCGCCCAGCAGTCCCGTACCGGGAGCGTCTTCGAACGCTACGAGTGGCTGTTGGCCTACGAGCGGGGGACCGACGCCGTCGGCCACCACGTCCAGGTCCGCAAGAACGGGACGCTCGTCGGAGTCCACCCCTCGTTCGTCCGCTCGCTGCCGGGGACGCCGGTTCGGTTCCTTGGCCCGGCGATGCCCGGCTCGAACGGCGCGCTCGTCGCCACCGACGAGGCCGCCGTCTTCGACGCGATCGCCGACGAGATGGCCGCCGCGACCGGCGGACGGACCATCGGCCACCTGCTCAAGCCGGCCTCTCCCCGATCGCTCCGATACGCGACCCGGCTCCAGGCGCGAGGATACGTCCCGTCGGTTCGAGACTGTCAGTTCGAACTCGACATCGACAGGGACTGGGACGCGGTCGCGGCCGATCTGGCCCAGAAGAAACGCCGGAACCTCCGGAAGGCCGACGAGATGGGCGTCACGGCTACCGAGCTACCCGTCACCGACGCGTCCATCCGAACCTTCGCCCGGGACCACGAGACACATATGGAACGGATCGGCGGTCAGGGGACGACACCGTCGTTCCTCCAGGCGCTCCTTTCGACAGCAGGCGACCGGATCAAACTGTTCTCGGCCCAGGTCGACGGGGAGTCGGCGGGCCAACTGCTCGCTGTGGTCGGGCACGAACGGGACTGTCTGTACCTCCTCTTTCCGGCCTACGACGCCGACTTGTTCCGGTACTACCCGTCGGAAGTCCTCTACCGGGGTGCTATCCAGTGGGGCATCGACGAGGGACTCAGCACCTGCAACTACGGCGACACCCACCCCGACATCGACGACGGGACCTATACGTTCAAGTCCGACTTCGGCGGCGAACCGGTCGCGACGGTCCGCTGGGAACGGATCGGCTCGCGGGCGGGGAAGCTCCTCTATCTCCTCGGCGGCGACCGCATCGTCGACAGAATCAGGCGGCCGATCGCCCGTCTGGTCGGCGCTTGA
- a CDS encoding Gfo/Idh/MocA family protein translates to MTTLAVGVVGAGWMATDYHIPAFESHPRTRVAAVAERDDERRAAAAEEFSLPGYPDVTTMLAETELDVVSICTPPATHESIFLSAVEAGCHVLCEKPLTIDAESAVRMRDAAHDRGVVTQVGYLNRYYENYQRALELLSNALLGDLVEVSVANHSAAPGQGWYYNPSVSGGGVARDLFPHTLDVVLDLFESAPTVTDASVRHLQDRPVEDAARLSLSFAGVPAEFSATWTQTDGVSRFLVVGTEGWLEITPDRLSGEVHGRPLAFEHGNLPIVDVGVADLYPAGTEDPHTARIHDFADHAAAGDTDTAAPVDRGVAIAEILDTAYEQAGVQR, encoded by the coding sequence ATGACGACACTGGCTGTCGGTGTGGTCGGCGCCGGCTGGATGGCGACCGACTACCACATCCCCGCCTTCGAGAGCCACCCCCGGACCCGGGTCGCCGCCGTCGCCGAACGCGACGACGAGCGACGCGCCGCGGCCGCCGAGGAGTTCTCGCTGCCGGGCTACCCGGACGTGACGACGATGCTCGCCGAGACTGAACTGGACGTGGTGTCGATCTGTACGCCGCCGGCGACCCACGAATCGATCTTCCTGTCGGCGGTCGAGGCCGGCTGTCACGTCCTCTGTGAGAAACCCCTGACGATCGACGCCGAGAGCGCGGTCCGGATGCGCGACGCCGCCCACGACCGCGGCGTCGTCACGCAGGTCGGCTACCTCAACCGGTACTACGAGAACTATCAGCGGGCGCTGGAACTCCTGTCGAACGCGTTGCTTGGCGACCTCGTCGAGGTGTCCGTCGCGAACCACTCGGCAGCGCCGGGACAGGGGTGGTACTACAACCCGTCCGTATCGGGCGGTGGCGTCGCCCGGGACCTCTTCCCGCATACGCTCGACGTGGTCCTCGATCTCTTCGAGAGCGCGCCGACCGTGACCGACGCGAGCGTCCGGCACCTCCAGGACCGGCCGGTCGAAGACGCCGCCCGGCTGTCGCTGTCGTTTGCCGGCGTCCCCGCCGAGTTCTCGGCGACCTGGACACAGACCGACGGCGTCTCTCGCTTCCTCGTCGTCGGCACCGAGGGCTGGCTGGAGATCACACCCGACCGGCTGTCGGGCGAGGTCCACGGCCGCCCGCTGGCCTTCGAACACGGGAACCTCCCGATCGTCGACGTCGGTGTCGCCGACCTCTACCCGGCCGGGACGGAGGACCCACACACTGCCCGAATCCACGACTTCGCCGACCACGCCGCCGCGGGCGACACCGACACGGCCGCCCCGGTCGATCGCGGGGTCGCGATCGCCGAGATACTCGATACGGCCTACGAGCAGGCGGGGGTGCAGCGATGA
- a CDS encoding M48 family metallopeptidase, producing the protein MSVGRRLVLSVVGLSTLVVYLLAAWLGYRLLAALWSLRPSPAVAAAAVVGTAVVFGLVSYWAGTTQLKRSLDAVELPPIRAPGVYRRLDRLLSVMDVGRPQVLIARLPVPNAFAVGGAGAAIVVDRRLFGYLSGAELEGLLAHELAHLESRDALVQTLAYSLTRSLVGLVSLVVLPVVVLTGGIARALALLRGAPESWSRSWFARTQRTALYLVGLLGIAVTLLVLAYSRHREWAADDRAVEVTGDPLALARALRKIERAAKPDLGPLTPLYVHGDDENELSRLLSTHPPMDERIERLREQARHRESRPR; encoded by the coding sequence ATGAGCGTGGGTCGCCGTCTCGTGTTGTCCGTGGTCGGGCTCTCCACGCTCGTCGTCTACCTCCTGGCGGCATGGCTCGGCTACCGGTTGCTGGCTGCGCTCTGGAGCCTGCGGCCGTCACCGGCGGTCGCGGCGGCGGCCGTCGTCGGGACCGCGGTGGTCTTCGGGCTGGTGAGTTACTGGGCCGGGACCACACAGCTCAAGCGCTCGCTCGACGCCGTCGAGTTGCCACCCATACGCGCGCCGGGCGTGTACCGGCGGCTGGATCGGCTGCTCTCGGTGATGGATGTCGGTCGCCCACAGGTACTGATCGCCCGGCTCCCGGTCCCCAACGCCTTCGCCGTCGGCGGGGCCGGTGCCGCGATTGTCGTCGACCGGCGGCTCTTTGGCTACCTCTCCGGTGCGGAGCTCGAAGGGCTGCTCGCACACGAGCTCGCACATCTGGAGAGCCGCGACGCGCTCGTCCAGACGCTGGCCTACAGCCTCACCCGTAGTCTCGTCGGGTTGGTGAGTCTCGTCGTCTTGCCGGTCGTCGTCCTGACCGGCGGCATCGCTCGGGCGCTGGCGCTGCTCAGGGGTGCCCCGGAGAGCTGGTCGCGCTCGTGGTTCGCCCGGACCCAGCGGACCGCACTGTATCTCGTCGGCCTGCTGGGAATCGCAGTGACGCTGCTCGTCCTCGCCTACTCCCGGCACCGCGAGTGGGCTGCCGACGACCGGGCCGTCGAGGTGACCGGCGATCCGCTGGCGCTGGCCCGCGCGCTCCGGAAGATCGAGCGGGCCGCGAAACCCGACTTGGGGCCGCTGACGCCGCTGTACGTCCACGGCGACGACGAAAACGAGCTGTCCCGGCTGCTGTCGACGCACCCGCCGATGGACGAGCGGATCGAACGGTTGCGCGAGCAGGCCCGACACCGGGAGTCCAGGCCCCGGTGA
- a CDS encoding NAD-dependent epimerase/dehydratase family protein — MTVLVTGATGFIGLNLLTEIAEEEDVAALVRPAASTARIPDGVTVVEGTLTDDSLDAAVATTEPDAVVHLGAATYAETEMQSTNVGGTERLVAAAAEHGVERVVFLSTIGAHPEVPSDPNSTYQQSKVAAEELLFRRDHPFDVSVLYPTYIFGPLDYRLARYDLVRPIASNRVLVPPLYTYDKYNIVHVDDVVGSIQHCLSAGADGRHLVTGPNLTNGQVLGTIAHHTPGRCRVIDVPFGLTRWGIKPTLDVLYRVGVSPVPGEGFLERGDFGTVRPELTERAPVRQRSWQSALTETVDWYESVGLL, encoded by the coding sequence ATGACGGTGCTCGTCACCGGCGCGACGGGCTTTATCGGCCTGAACCTCCTGACCGAGATAGCCGAGGAGGAGGACGTCGCCGCGCTCGTCCGACCCGCGGCCTCGACCGCCCGGATTCCCGATGGCGTGACAGTCGTCGAGGGCACCCTCACCGACGATTCGCTGGACGCGGCCGTCGCGACCACGGAACCCGACGCCGTCGTCCATCTGGGGGCCGCGACCTACGCCGAGACCGAGATGCAGTCAACCAACGTCGGCGGGACCGAGCGGCTGGTCGCGGCGGCGGCCGAACACGGCGTCGAGCGGGTCGTGTTCCTCAGTACGATCGGTGCTCACCCCGAGGTACCGAGCGACCCGAACTCGACGTACCAGCAGTCGAAGGTCGCCGCGGAAGAACTACTGTTCCGGCGGGACCACCCCTTCGACGTCTCGGTGCTGTACCCGACGTACATCTTCGGCCCGCTGGACTACCGGCTGGCCCGCTACGATCTGGTGCGCCCGATCGCGTCCAATCGGGTGCTGGTGCCGCCGCTGTACACCTACGACAAGTACAACATCGTCCACGTCGACGACGTCGTCGGCAGCATCCAGCACTGTCTCTCGGCGGGCGCGGACGGGCGCCACCTCGTGACGGGACCGAACCTCACCAACGGCCAGGTGCTCGGGACCATCGCCCACCACACGCCCGGGCGTTGTCGGGTCATCGACGTCCCGTTCGGCCTCACCCGGTGGGGCATCAAGCCGACGCTAGACGTGCTCTACCGCGTCGGCGTCTCGCCGGTGCCCGGCGAAGGGTTCCTCGAACGCGGCGATTTCGGGACAGTTCGGCCCGAACTCACCGAACGCGCACCGGTCCGCCAGCGCTCCTGGCAGTCGGCCCTGACCGAGACCGTCGACTGGTACGAGTCGGTCGGCCTGTTGTAG